The genomic DNA GAGGTCGAACTCGGTGCGCAGCCGGGCCAGGATCTCGGCGGCGGTGACCATCTCCGTGCGCCGCCAGCCGTGCTGGGCGTCGAGCGGCATCTGCTCGATGAACCGCAGCTGCACGCCCTCCTCGAGCGCCCAGCGCAGCAGGGCGGGGGCCTCGTGGTCGTTGACGCCCCGCATCAGGACGGTGTTCATCTTCAGGGGGGCCAGCCCGGCGGCACGCGCCGCCCGGATGCCCTCGAGGACGTCGCCGTGCCGGCGGCGGCGCGTCATGCGCGCGAAGACGTCGGGGTCGAGCGTGTCGAGGGAGACGTTGATGCGGTCGAGGCCGGCGGCCGCGAGGCCCGCGGCGCGCGGGGCCAGCCCGATGCCGTTGGTCGTCAGGGCCAGCGCCGGGCGCGGGTCGAGCGACGCCAGGCGCGTCACGAGCCCCTCGAGGCCGCGGCGCAGCAGCGGCTCCCCGCCGGTGAGGCGGACGGTGGTGATGCCGAGCCGCTCGACGCCGATCTGCACCAGGCGGACGATCTCGTCGTCGTCGAGCAGCTCGTCGCGCCCGAGCCAGTCCAGGCCCTCGGCGGGCATGCAGTAGGTGCAGCGCAGGTTGCAGCGGTCGGTCAGCGACAGCCGCAGGTCCGACGCCACCCGCCCGTAGGCGTCGGCCAGAGCGCGCACCTCGCCCACCCCGGGACGGGGAGCGCGCAGGCCGGGCAGGCCGAGCAGGACGGTCATGATCGCGAGTCTAGGCCGGGCCGCACGAGGCGGCCCGGGCCTCGACCCGGTGCGACGACGGGGAGGATCAGGCCTCCGGGTCGGTGTCGCCCGCCGGCACCTCGGCCGGCGGACGGGAGGCGAGCTCCTGGCGACGGGCCACGATGATCGCGGCCGCCGCGCCCGCGGCGCCGACGTAGGCGACGGTGCGCATCCACGGCTTGTCGAGGACGTGACCGGTGAGGTGGTCGAGGGAGTAGCGCCCGCCGCCCGCGAGGGTCAGCGCGGAGCCGACGGCCGCGTACGCGAGGGGCATCTCGGGCCCGCCGTCCTGGGCGAAGAACTTCTCGAAGCCGTGCACGGAGGACGCGACGACCATGTTGCCGGCCAGGGCCGCGCCCGCCGGACCGGTCGCCAGCCCGAGCGCGACGGCCGCGCCGCCGGCCCCCTCGGCCAGACCGGCCAGGGTCGCGTTGCGCTTGCCCGGCGTGAAGCCGATGGACTCGAAGAAGCCGCCGGTCCCCTCGATGCCGTAGCCGCCGAACCAGCCGAACAGCTTCTGCGCGCCGTGCGCAGCCGCGGCCGCGCCGAAGCCGAGCCGCAGGACCAGCAGGCCCAGGTCGGTGCCCTTGCTCATGGTGGTGCTCCTCATCTCGCGCCGCGGCGCGACCGGTCGGGGGTGGCTCGTCCCGCACGCCGACGTACGGGTGGTTGAGCCTTGGACGAACGCTACGAGGCGTGGGCGCGTCGCGCCACCCGCCCGACGGGCGTGGACGCGTCCCGGGGACGGTCAGGCCGGACCCAGCGCGAGGTCGGGCACGGGCAGGACGGGCTGCGCCGTGCGCGACTCGTAGCGGTGCTCGCCGTCGTCGGTGACCCAGCGGATCGTGTAGGTGAGGGTGCACGCGAGCTGCTCCCGTGCCGCGGGCGAGCTGTACGCCTCGCTGGTCCAGCCCGCGCTGGCGACCTCGGTCAGCCAGGGCGCCAGGTCGGCGAAGCGGAGCTCGACGCTCGCCCCGGTCCCGACGAACCGCGCCGTGTGCTCGGCCGACGCCGACATCCCGGAGCCGGCCACGAGGGTCGCCTCCATCCTCACGTCGTGCACGGACTCGCCGTGGTCGGCGTTGGAGACCAGCAGCACGCCCGGCTCGGCCCACTGCAGCCGCCAGCCGGACGGGTCGACCCGCCGGGCCGCCGCGACCGCCGTCACCAGCCGGTCGCGGTGCCGGCGCTCGCGCCGTGCGACCAGCAACGCGATCGTCGCGGTCTTGACGACGACGAAGCCGCCGACGGCCGCGAGCAGGGTGCTGGTGTCCATACGGAGATGCTAGGCATCTTTCTGAGACGCGGAGAGAGGTTCGCTGAAGAACCGCCAGGAACTCGGCGTCCGCGGCCGGGGGCCTCAGCCGACGGGGACCTGCCCCACGGCGGCGAGGTCGAGGCGCTCGGGGTGGGTGTAGACGTTCATCGACTCCCCGCGC from Microlunatus sagamiharensis includes the following:
- the moaA gene encoding GTP 3',8-cyclase MoaA; protein product: MTVLLGLPGLRAPRPGVGEVRALADAYGRVASDLRLSLTDRCNLRCTYCMPAEGLDWLGRDELLDDDEIVRLVQIGVERLGITTVRLTGGEPLLRRGLEGLVTRLASLDPRPALALTTNGIGLAPRAAGLAAAGLDRINVSLDTLDPDVFARMTRRRRHGDVLEGIRAARAAGLAPLKMNTVLMRGVNDHEAPALLRWALEEGVQLRFIEQMPLDAQHGWRRTEMVTAAEILARLRTEFDLVVDPAHAAARGSAPAELFRVVGTQQTVGVIASVTQPFCGSCDRVRLTADGQIRTCLFAREESDLRSLLRGGADDATIADAWVVAMAGKQPGHGIDDPSFLQPDRPMSAIGG
- a CDS encoding DoxX family protein, which encodes MSKGTDLGLLVLRLGFGAAAAAHGAQKLFGWFGGYGIEGTGGFFESIGFTPGKRNATLAGLAEGAGGAAVALGLATGPAGAALAGNMVVASSVHGFEKFFAQDGGPEMPLAYAAVGSALTLAGGGRYSLDHLTGHVLDKPWMRTVAYVGAAGAAAAIIVARRQELASRPPAEVPAGDTDPEA